A section of the Castanea sativa cultivar Marrone di Chiusa Pesio chromosome 12, ASM4071231v1 genome encodes:
- the LOC142619671 gene encoding ubiquitin-conjugating enzyme E2 10, which produces MASKRILKELKDLQKDPPTSCSAGPVAEDMFHWQATIMGPPDSPYAGGVFLVTIHFPPDYPFKPPKVAFRTKVFHPNINSNGSICLDILKEQWSPALTISKVLLSICSLLTDPNPDDPLVPEIAHMYKTDRNKYETTARSWTQKYAMG; this is translated from the exons ATGGCTTCCAAGCGGATCTTGAAGGAGCTCAAGGATTTGCAGAAGGATCCTCCTACTTCTTGCAGCGCCG GCCCCGTTGCCGAAGATATGTTTCACTGGCAAGCAACAATAATGGGTCCTCCAGACAGTCCTTATGCAGGGGGTGTTTTCCTAGTTACTATCCACTTTCCTCCAGACTACCCATTTAAGCCCCCCAAG GTTGCATTCAGAACAAAGGTGTTTCACCCAAATATAAACAGCAATGGGAGCATTTGCCTTGACATCTTGAAGGAGCAATGGAGCCCTGCCCTTACCATTTCCAAG GTGTTGCTTTCAATCTGTTCTCTGCTGACGGACCCAAATCCCGATGATCCTTTGGTGCCTGAGATTGCTCACATGTATAAGACAGACAGGAACAAATATGAAACAACTGCTAGGAGCTGGACCCAGAAGTATGCCATGGGCTAA